From the genome of Prevotella herbatica, one region includes:
- a CDS encoding discoidin domain-containing protein has translation MKKIKYIILVFAFCGVVSSCSDNFTNIEFSGYTEKPVTLDASAISYDSLPGSIKLKWEQTSPAYEYMKISYVNPSDNKLVTTVVSKYTDSLVISNTLRKYGAYSFHFQAYNAQNEKGGVTDFNAMSGRAKAIVTVNKTKVALTATQLSTDDQEPTEGPIKNLIDGDANTFFHTRWSSPQKALPQYIQIDLNESHKNFVIWYKNRNGSQVGPQAFDLQVSSDGTTWETIGTVNTNLPSGSKAEYTSDVYSAKNDFTHFRFVVTKTFGDVKYFNLSEFAFYDAQIIINDPESK, from the coding sequence ATGAAAAAAATCAAATATATTATATTGGTCTTTGCGTTTTGCGGTGTTGTCTCTTCTTGTAGCGACAACTTCACAAACATTGAATTCTCTGGATATACAGAAAAACCTGTAACTCTGGATGCTTCGGCTATTTCGTATGATTCATTGCCAGGAAGTATAAAACTTAAGTGGGAACAAACATCTCCTGCTTATGAGTATATGAAGATTTCTTATGTAAATCCTTCTGACAATAAGTTGGTAACTACTGTCGTTTCAAAATATACCGATTCTCTTGTTATCAGCAATACGTTAAGGAAATACGGAGCCTATTCTTTTCACTTCCAAGCCTATAATGCTCAGAACGAGAAGGGCGGTGTCACTGATTTCAATGCAATGTCGGGTAGAGCTAAGGCTATTGTAACGGTAAACAAAACCAAAGTAGCTTTGACTGCAACTCAGTTGAGCACAGACGATCAGGAGCCAACAGAAGGGCCTATCAAGAATCTTATTGATGGTGATGCAAACACATTCTTCCATACAAGATGGAGTAGCCCTCAGAAGGCTTTGCCTCAATATATTCAGATTGATTTGAATGAGAGTCATAAGAATTTTGTCATTTGGTATAAAAACCGTAATGGATCACAAGTTGGACCTCAAGCTTTTGACCTTCAGGTAAGTAGCGATGGCACAACTTGGGAGACGATAGGAACCGTAAATACAAACCTTCCTTCAGGAAGTAAAGCAGAATACACCTCTGATGTTTATTCTGCAAAGAATGATTTTACTCATTTCAGATTTGTCGTAACCAAGACTTTTGGTGATGTCAAGTATTTTAATCTTTCTGAGTTTGCTTTCTATGATGCTCAAATAATAATTAATGACCCTGAATCAAAATAA
- a CDS encoding family 16 glycosylhydrolase, which yields MNKINIKSMMVMFAAFWAASSLSACKEYEDRADVNSGSYKWLALNQARQVWNGNECNSSLGLKEGDKTDTTITINTSLYLNQKADNDCKADIVVNSDSLNKAIALAPTGGIYAKYANAVLMPTDAYNLSSKDITLKAGQTKSDDVTITIHRGTLLANPVRNDNTDAFFVLPISLKNSSDYKINDKVSTMMLYVTLPTQDPTMPDETTPKQQFNGKTLVWNDEFNGTGKPDASKWSFENGFQRNHEDQWYQADNAYLDGKGACLIEGRKERVNNPNYQSGSSDWKQNRQYAEYTSASMQSKYIYKYGTVLVRAKIPTASGTWPAIWQVGNTWEWPLGGEIDILESYPSGGVPAIHANYCWGSDKRWSGNWQSKVVPMDNFISKDKDWASKYHVWRLDWTSDSLKIYIDDELINEISTSKTVNGNGGGAPSGGGMNPFSNTVADFGDLIWLNLALGGDNGGSIDNSAFPMKYYIDYVRVYQ from the coding sequence ATGAACAAGATTAATATTAAAAGCATGATGGTGATGTTTGCTGCTTTTTGGGCAGCAAGCTCATTATCAGCATGTAAGGAATATGAAGACCGTGCCGATGTGAACAGTGGCTCTTATAAGTGGCTGGCACTGAATCAGGCTCGTCAAGTCTGGAACGGAAATGAATGTAATTCTTCTTTAGGATTGAAGGAAGGTGATAAAACAGACACCACAATAACAATCAATACTTCTTTGTATCTAAACCAGAAAGCTGACAATGATTGCAAAGCTGATATTGTTGTCAATAGTGATTCTCTGAATAAGGCAATAGCTTTGGCTCCAACAGGTGGTATCTATGCTAAATATGCAAATGCTGTGTTAATGCCTACAGATGCTTATAACTTATCATCAAAAGATATTACGTTGAAAGCTGGTCAGACAAAATCAGATGATGTGACGATAACTATTCATCGTGGCACATTGTTGGCTAATCCTGTAAGAAACGATAATACCGATGCATTTTTCGTATTGCCTATTTCGTTAAAAAACTCTTCTGATTATAAAATTAACGACAAGGTTAGTACAATGATGCTTTATGTCACATTGCCTACCCAGGACCCAACAATGCCTGACGAGACAACTCCAAAACAGCAATTTAACGGAAAGACTCTTGTTTGGAATGATGAGTTCAACGGAACCGGTAAACCAGATGCTAGTAAATGGTCCTTTGAGAACGGATTTCAACGCAATCACGAAGATCAATGGTATCAGGCTGACAATGCTTATCTTGATGGCAAGGGTGCTTGTCTGATTGAGGGAAGAAAGGAAAGAGTGAACAATCCAAATTATCAGTCAGGAAGTTCTGATTGGAAGCAAAACAGACAATATGCTGAATACACAAGTGCTTCTATGCAAAGCAAGTACATCTACAAATACGGAACGGTGCTTGTGCGTGCAAAGATTCCTACAGCGAGTGGTACTTGGCCTGCTATCTGGCAAGTTGGAAACACTTGGGAATGGCCTCTTGGTGGTGAGATAGACATTCTTGAGTCTTATCCTTCTGGTGGAGTTCCTGCTATTCATGCTAACTATTGCTGGGGATCAGACAAGCGATGGAGCGGAAACTGGCAGTCTAAGGTTGTACCTATGGATAATTTCATAAGCAAGGATAAGGACTGGGCTTCAAAATATCACGTCTGGCGTTTGGATTGGACTAGTGATAGTTTGAAGATTTATATTGACGATGAACTGATTAATGAAATAAGCACATCAAAAACTGTAAATGGCAATGGTGGTGGTGCTCCTAGTGGTGGCGGAATGAATCCGTTTAGCAATACGGTTGCAGACTTTGGCGATCTTATTTGGTTGAATCTTGCTTTAGGTGGAGATAATGGCGGAAGCATTGATAATAGTGCTTTCCCTATGAAATACTACATTGATTATGTGCGTGTTTATCAATAA